A section of the Anabaena cylindrica PCC 7122 genome encodes:
- the petE gene encoding plastocyanin, with protein MKLIAASWRRLTLAVLTVILVVSSFAVFAPTASAETYQVKLGSDKGLLQFQPSKLTVKPGDTIEWVNNKLAPHNVVFDPAKNPAQDKALAASLSHNKLLLNPGQKVTTTFAADAPAGEYNFYCTPHRGAGMAGKIIVEG; from the coding sequence ATGAAATTAATTGCAGCCAGTTGGAGACGCTTAACTCTAGCTGTATTGACCGTTATTTTAGTTGTAAGCAGCTTTGCTGTTTTTGCTCCCACTGCATCTGCTGAAACATATCAAGTCAAATTGGGTAGTGACAAAGGATTGTTACAATTTCAACCTAGTAAATTGACAGTTAAACCAGGTGACACAATTGAATGGGTTAACAACAAACTTGCTCCCCATAATGTTGTTTTTGATCCTGCCAAAAACCCTGCTCAAGATAAAGCTTTAGCTGCATCCCTATCTCACAATAAATTGCTGTTGAATCCTGGACAGAAAGTAACAACAACTTTTGCCGCAGATGCACCTGCTGGTGAATACAATTTCTATTGCACTCCTCACCGTGGTGCTGGTATGGCTGGTAAAATCATTGTTGAAGGCTAA
- a CDS encoding cation:proton antiporter: MEASFEITLQMVFTVIAGISAQVMAAYLKLPSIVLLLLLGILLGADGIGLLHPHVLGTGLEVIVSLATAIILFEGGLKLDLRELSRVSVSLQLLVTLGTLITLLGGSMAAHWLGEFPWNIAFLYASIVVVTGPTVVGPLLKQINVDRQVATLLEGEGVLIDPVGAILAYVVLDTILNGDADPINAIIGLLMRLCVGAAIGGVGGYLMSWIFKRANFLSFELKNLVVLAVLWGLFTLAQTVRSESGIMTTVVAGAVFANSSVPEERLLKSFKNQLTILSVSVLFILLAADLSIASVLALGWGSLFTVLVLMFVVRPINILLCTWNSNLNWRQKLFLSWVAPRGIVSASVASLFAISLTQRGVNGGDAIKALVFLTIMMTVFCQGLTAGWLVKWLRITSKDATGALIVGCNPLSLLIARFFQERGESVIMIDTDSQYFAQAEAQNLRVIASSALDATVLEEAGIASMGTFLAMTNNGEVNFVLAQRAAEEFSPPRVLAVFPRDPHSSNSNSKVDQAFISDLPIKTWHEYLSDGRVKLGTTTLNEEEFASQQEHIQEKIRNGLLVPLLIEREGRLQVMSANQDWEIGDRIIYLLHDSRPNLLKRLSGASQSTPLSLEKLAEVEELPTAKLSQLSASEVSANELSSN; encoded by the coding sequence ATGGAAGCATCTTTTGAAATTACCTTACAGATGGTGTTCACAGTCATTGCAGGCATTAGCGCCCAAGTAATGGCTGCATACCTCAAGCTGCCTAGCATCGTCTTATTACTTCTGTTAGGCATCCTATTAGGCGCTGATGGGATAGGACTATTACATCCGCACGTACTAGGAACTGGACTAGAAGTTATCGTCTCTCTAGCAACGGCAATTATCTTATTTGAGGGTGGACTCAAATTGGATTTGCGGGAGTTGAGCAGAGTTTCAGTCAGTTTGCAATTACTAGTCACCTTGGGAACGCTAATAACTCTCCTAGGTGGGAGTATGGCAGCTCACTGGCTGGGAGAATTTCCTTGGAATATAGCTTTTCTCTATGCTTCCATAGTCGTTGTTACAGGACCCACAGTTGTTGGTCCCCTACTCAAACAAATTAACGTAGATAGACAAGTGGCAACGCTGCTGGAAGGTGAAGGGGTTTTAATCGACCCAGTGGGAGCTATTCTTGCCTACGTTGTCCTGGATACTATTTTAAATGGTGATGCTGACCCTATTAACGCCATTATTGGTTTACTAATGCGTTTATGTGTGGGCGCTGCCATTGGGGGCGTTGGCGGCTACCTGATGAGTTGGATTTTTAAACGCGCTAATTTTCTCTCTTTTGAACTGAAAAACTTAGTAGTTCTAGCCGTACTGTGGGGTTTATTTACCCTAGCGCAAACTGTGAGGAGTGAGTCAGGAATTATGACTACAGTTGTTGCTGGTGCAGTATTTGCCAACTCATCAGTTCCTGAAGAACGGCTGTTGAAAAGCTTTAAAAATCAGCTGACAATTCTCAGCGTTTCTGTACTGTTTATCCTGCTAGCTGCTGATCTATCTATTGCCAGTGTATTGGCTTTGGGTTGGGGTAGTTTATTTACTGTTTTGGTATTAATGTTCGTTGTTCGCCCCATTAATATTCTGTTATGTACTTGGAACAGTAATCTTAATTGGCGACAGAAACTGTTTTTAAGTTGGGTTGCACCTAGAGGAATCGTTTCTGCCTCTGTGGCTTCTTTATTCGCTATTTCCTTGACCCAGCGAGGTGTTAATGGTGGTGATGCGATTAAAGCCTTGGTGTTCTTGACAATTATGATGACAGTTTTTTGTCAAGGGTTAACGGCTGGCTGGTTAGTTAAGTGGTTGCGAATCACTTCTAAGGATGCAACTGGGGCGCTGATAGTTGGTTGTAATCCTTTGAGTTTGTTAATTGCCCGATTTTTTCAAGAACGGGGAGAAAGTGTGATCATGATTGATACTGACTCCCAATATTTTGCTCAAGCTGAAGCTCAAAATTTGCGGGTAATTGCTAGTAGTGCGCTAGATGCAACAGTTTTAGAAGAAGCCGGAATTGCTTCTATGGGAACTTTTTTGGCGATGACTAATAATGGTGAGGTGAATTTTGTTTTAGCACAACGGGCTGCTGAGGAATTTAGTCCGCCTCGTGTTTTAGCAGTTTTTCCCCGTGATCCTCACAGTTCTAATTCAAATAGTAAGGTTGATCAGGCTTTTATATCCGATTTACCGATTAAAACTTGGCATGAGTATTTGAGCGATGGCAGGGTGAAATTGGGGACTACGACTTTAAATGAGGAGGAATTCGCTAGTCAGCAGGAGCATATACAGGAAAAGATTCGCAATGGGCTGTTAGTACCTTTGTTAATAGAACGGGAAGGTCGTCTACAGGTGATGTCCGCAAATCAAGATTGGGAAATTGGCGATCGCATTATCTACTTGTTACACGATTCTCGACCGAACCTGTTAAAACGCTTATCTGGTGCGAGTCAGTCTACACCCCTGTCTTTGGAAAAGTTAGCGGAGGTAGAAGAATTACCCACCGCTAAGTTGTCTCAACTTTCTGCTAGTGAGGTATCTGCTAATGAACTATCTAGTAATTGA
- a CDS encoding cytochrome b N-terminal domain-containing protein has product MQITLFDRFLRRLATILSVVILTVSLIYTSTGVLLSFYYEPTAGGAYHSVQMIKTQVPYGWLFYTTHEIAGNAVIAIALINLVVMFLGRQFRQSWLTAWISGIFLTLSAIGLNWTAMLIGWDQLGYWRFQIELGTIESIPFIGGQLRDILVGGGAINTLTVQHLYSLHSYVIGTTTIILAVVHLSALLWQEWEMSQDHSGLQLLDSSLADTSLAES; this is encoded by the coding sequence ATGCAAATTACCTTATTTGATCGGTTTTTGCGGCGACTGGCGACAATCTTATCTGTCGTAATTTTGACTGTGAGCCTCATTTACACCTCAACGGGAGTTTTACTGTCTTTTTACTACGAACCAACAGCAGGCGGTGCTTATCATTCAGTGCAGATGATTAAGACACAAGTACCCTACGGCTGGTTATTTTATACAACTCATGAAATTGCTGGTAATGCTGTTATTGCGATCGCACTCATTAATCTCGTCGTCATGTTTTTAGGTCGGCAATTTCGTCAGAGTTGGCTGACTGCTTGGATCAGTGGAATTTTCTTGACATTAAGTGCCATTGGTTTAAACTGGACAGCCATGCTGATTGGCTGGGATCAATTAGGATACTGGAGATTTCAAATTGAGCTAGGCACAATTGAATCAATTCCTTTCATTGGTGGACAACTACGAGACATTTTAGTTGGTGGAGGGGCGATTAACACTCTAACAGTGCAACATCTTTATAGCCTGCACAGCTACGTAATTGGGACTACAACCATCATTTTGGCTGTAGTACATCTGTCTGCCTTGTTATGGCAAGAGTGGGAAATGTCTCAAGATCACAGCGGACTTCAATTACTAGATAGTTCATTAGCAGATACCTCACTAGCAGAAAGTTGA
- the petJ gene encoding cytochrome c6 PetJ → MKIRLLILFLAIAWLAASIVLFNSIIIYPASATETFKGREIFNANCASCHIGGNNILVEHKTLEKEALAKYLKNYDTEPIQAIIHQIQNGKGAMPSFKNKLSDQEMIETAAYVFQKAEKGWNNE, encoded by the coding sequence TTGAAAATACGGTTACTAATTTTATTTTTAGCGATCGCTTGGCTTGCCGCAAGCATCGTCCTTTTTAACTCAATAATTATTTATCCAGCCTCAGCAACAGAAACATTTAAAGGGAGAGAAATCTTTAACGCTAACTGTGCTTCTTGCCATATTGGAGGCAATAACATTCTGGTCGAACACAAAACTTTAGAAAAGGAAGCATTAGCAAAATACTTAAAAAATTATGATACTGAACCTATCCAGGCTATTATCCACCAAATACAAAACGGAAAAGGGGCTATGCCCAGCTTCAAAAACAAGTTGAGCGATCAAGAAATGATAGAAACAGCAGCTTATGTTTTCCAAAAAGCTGAAAAAGGCTGGAACAACGAGTAG